The Rhizobium leguminosarum genome includes a region encoding these proteins:
- a CDS encoding 2'-5' RNA ligase family protein codes for MNQMPLDFGDDKNGRGRRNESYASGDRLFFALCPPDAIEQQAAAIADDYRRAFSLSGRPRLTTLHVSIIWVGDYPKLPEDVVFAARQAGAMVESAPIAITFDRIMRFPQARALVLCGEGERKPLTRVHVQLGVDMHNAGLRHNINRDFTPHMTLLYDRKTVPPTRLDTPVSWTASEFLLIHSVLGKAEHRIIDRWPLLG; via the coding sequence ATGAACCAAATGCCCCTCGACTTCGGAGACGACAAAAATGGGCGCGGACGGCGGAACGAAAGCTACGCCAGCGGAGATCGACTTTTCTTTGCGCTTTGTCCTCCTGATGCCATCGAGCAGCAGGCGGCCGCAATCGCCGATGACTATCGTCGAGCCTTCTCCCTTTCCGGCAGGCCGCGCCTGACGACATTGCATGTGTCGATCATCTGGGTCGGAGACTATCCGAAGCTGCCGGAGGATGTGGTCTTCGCGGCACGACAGGCCGGCGCCATGGTCGAGAGTGCGCCGATCGCAATCACCTTTGACCGGATCATGCGATTCCCGCAGGCGCGAGCGCTTGTGCTTTGCGGCGAGGGCGAACGGAAGCCGCTCACCCGAGTGCATGTCCAACTGGGCGTCGACATGCACAATGCCGGCTTGCGGCACAATATCAACCGCGATTTCACACCGCATATGACGCTGCTCTACGACCGCAAGACCGTGCCGCCGACGAGGCTCGACACACCCGTTTCATGGACGGCGTCCGAATTCCTGCTCATCCACAGTGTTCTCGGAAAAGCCGAACATCGGATCATCGATCGTTGGCCGCTGCTCGGCTGA
- a CDS encoding succinylglutamate desuccinylase/aspartoacylase domain-containing protein, whose amino-acid sequence MDVSEIIIPGDTPGTEWRLPVLRFKGHDPKAPKIYIQAALHAGELPGTVLLHFLCERLRQAENQGGIAGDITIVPQANPIGAAQSHFGELQGRFDLGSRTNFNRDFPLISIVDRATLIEGLDDYPATDRLKRQLLHMALGADLVLDLHCDDESLQYAYIDEAFWPEAADLAAALDMEAVLLSDGESSAFEEAVGFAWKYEVPGERRPRLPGKLSVTVELRGKRDVDPVLAKSDADGLWRFLAARGIVGDEKPAATVFSGPAVPLDNVEIIRAPEGGAVLFYRDIGERVAEGDLLATIVTRPGQPGGSIELTAPQDGLILTRTSDRLVRRRGDLMKIACDEPSKASRKAGTLEN is encoded by the coding sequence ATGGACGTTTCAGAGATCATCATCCCTGGAGATACGCCGGGAACGGAGTGGCGGCTGCCGGTGCTGCGTTTTAAAGGTCACGATCCGAAGGCGCCGAAGATCTATATCCAGGCGGCACTGCATGCCGGCGAGCTGCCGGGAACGGTGCTGCTGCATTTCCTCTGCGAGCGGCTGCGGCAGGCGGAAAACCAAGGCGGGATCGCCGGCGACATCACCATCGTGCCGCAGGCCAATCCGATCGGTGCGGCGCAATCGCATTTCGGCGAGCTGCAGGGCCGTTTCGACCTGGGCTCACGCACCAATTTCAACCGGGATTTTCCGCTGATCTCCATTGTGGATCGCGCCACGCTGATCGAAGGCCTCGATGATTATCCGGCTACCGACAGGTTGAAGCGGCAGCTGCTGCACATGGCGCTCGGGGCCGATCTGGTGCTCGACCTGCATTGCGACGATGAATCCCTGCAATATGCCTATATCGACGAGGCCTTCTGGCCGGAGGCGGCCGATCTTGCCGCTGCACTCGACATGGAGGCCGTGCTGCTTTCCGACGGCGAGAGCTCAGCCTTCGAGGAGGCCGTCGGTTTTGCATGGAAATATGAAGTTCCCGGCGAACGCCGGCCCCGGCTGCCCGGCAAACTCTCCGTCACCGTCGAGCTGCGCGGCAAACGCGACGTCGATCCGGTGCTGGCGAAATCGGATGCGGACGGGCTCTGGCGCTTCCTCGCGGCACGCGGGATCGTTGGCGACGAAAAACCGGCGGCAACGGTATTTTCCGGTCCGGCCGTGCCGCTCGACAATGTCGAGATCATCCGCGCGCCAGAAGGCGGAGCCGTACTCTTCTATCGCGATATCGGCGAGAGGGTTGCGGAAGGCGATCTTCTGGCGACGATAGTCACCCGGCCCGGGCAGCCTGGCGGCAGCATCGAGCTTACCGCGCCGCAGGACGGGCTGATCCTCACCCGAACTTCCGACCGGCTGGTGCGGCGGCGCGGCGACCTGATGAAGATCGCCTGCGACGAACCCAGCAAGGCTTCGCGCAAGGCTGGCACGTTGGAGAACTGA
- a CDS encoding SDR family oxidoreductase produces MSDIKGKVIAITGASSGIGEAAAKVLAAAGAHIVIGARRTERLEELAGEIAAKGGSVRLRKLDVADRVDVEAFAGFAKSEFGRLDVIVNNAGVMPLSPLDALKVDEWDRMIDVNIKGVLYGIAAALPIMKAQGSGQIINLSSIGGHSVSPTAAVYCATKFAVRAISDGLRQETDRIRVTVISPGTTTSELADTITDPTARDAMKAFRAITISPEAVANSILYAISQPDDVDVSEIIIRPTASPH; encoded by the coding sequence ATGTCTGATATCAAAGGAAAAGTCATTGCCATCACCGGAGCCAGCAGCGGCATCGGAGAGGCTGCGGCTAAGGTGCTGGCTGCCGCAGGCGCCCATATCGTGATCGGTGCCCGCCGCACGGAGCGCCTGGAGGAACTCGCCGGCGAAATCGCCGCAAAGGGCGGGTCGGTTCGCCTGCGAAAGCTTGACGTCGCCGACCGAGTGGATGTGGAAGCCTTCGCAGGCTTTGCCAAGTCCGAATTCGGCCGGTTGGATGTCATCGTCAACAATGCCGGCGTCATGCCGCTCTCGCCGCTCGACGCCCTCAAGGTCGACGAATGGGACCGGATGATCGACGTCAACATCAAGGGCGTTCTCTACGGCATCGCGGCAGCGCTTCCGATCATGAAGGCGCAGGGATCGGGGCAGATCATCAACCTGTCTTCGATCGGCGGCCACAGCGTCTCTCCGACGGCCGCCGTCTATTGCGCGACGAAATTTGCGGTGCGTGCGATCTCGGACGGATTGCGGCAGGAGACCGATCGTATCCGCGTGACCGTCATCTCTCCCGGCACGACGACATCGGAACTGGCCGACACGATCACCGATCCGACGGCGCGGGACGCTATGAAGGCTTTCAGGGCGATCACGATCAGCCCCGAGGCCGTCGCCAATTCCATCCTCTACGCCATCAGCCAGCCTGATGACGTCGATGTCAGCGAGATCATCATCCGGCCGACTGCCAGCCCGCATTGA